The following coding sequences lie in one Paenibacillus durus ATCC 35681 genomic window:
- a CDS encoding TetR/AcrR family transcriptional regulator, producing the protein MGSEENDVKLRILQAAKKLFAQQGFNATTVRQICEEAGANVSLVSYYFGGKDKVFEALFKEYFSQDILNGDELSRIDAVSGLKLMIREITAYWRREPEMISLLQQEIVLQSPRMDYIQQLTLPIWTLLRDWLKLGRDQGVFRFRSLDHTFISVLGSILFHNKTFFFNQLLDNSEENPDLLLEDLTQFIFQAIGYEE; encoded by the coding sequence ATGGGCTCAGAAGAAAATGACGTTAAGCTGCGCATTTTACAGGCCGCAAAGAAGCTGTTCGCGCAGCAAGGCTTCAACGCAACGACTGTACGGCAAATATGTGAAGAGGCGGGCGCGAACGTATCGCTCGTCTCGTATTATTTTGGCGGCAAGGACAAGGTGTTCGAGGCTCTGTTCAAGGAATATTTTTCGCAGGATATATTAAATGGGGATGAACTGTCACGGATAGATGCGGTCTCCGGTCTCAAACTAATGATACGGGAGATCACCGCTTACTGGCGACGTGAGCCGGAAATGATCAGCCTGCTGCAGCAGGAGATCGTCTTGCAGTCCCCTCGAATGGACTATATCCAGCAGTTGACGCTGCCGATTTGGACATTACTCCGGGATTGGCTGAAGCTGGGCCGGGATCAGGGCGTGTTTCGCTTCCGGTCGCTTGACCACACGTTCATCAGCGTACTTGGCAGCATCCTGTTTCACAACAAAACGTTTTTTTTCAACCAGCTTCTCGACAATAGCGAAGAAAACCCGGATTTATTACTGGAGGATTTGACCCAGTTTATATTTCAGGCGATTGGTTATGAGGAATAA
- a CDS encoding serine hydrolase domain-containing protein, with product MMVIFSMIAAFCPPAMAGSVTEGGITASQVRQKVDLIVKENMERLHIPGSVVVVTSGEQILFSKGYGLADIQRNTAMDPAKTIVRIGSITKSVTAAAAMQMVERGKLELKKDVNEYLTDFQIPEFRQQAITVHHLLTHTAGLDEAVYGVNSRSPEGANSTGKYLKNYFRTQPPVRPPGTQYDYSNAGVGLVGYLVEQLSGMTLDDYMRQEVFSPLEMPSAQLHVQEQHAEMSKSYRYSSGKFEQLPYTYLKLPGAGDLSVVPNEFAHFMMMLLNEGQYQGRSILNPETVQEMEQKQFAEHPLVDGLGYGLYRGKLDNGIFNLSHTGVVEGFSAEMTLIPSHKIGVFVVSNAAEGDFQLHDEVVKAIGNMLPGKAIKQERGEASSIDLRQYAGEYLFAKAPQHGWGKWLWMLGRTFTVQAAGENLVITGVFPDGNGITKSKTYIPIAENLFQQKDGKERIWLHTSEEGEKLTVVGEITMNKVTSFWVKPAIGFSMYLGTAIFWLLILFIEIVRYGISLFKMKWRPKSGSILLMSALFVVFVAIHLLYSTSAITYGYPAWYAWGICSLPIAAAAVSIYVLIKNAFSAVQANLGSISRCCVALIGLGFTLFLFHWDLLSIH from the coding sequence ATGATGGTCATATTTAGCATGATCGCTGCATTCTGCCCGCCGGCAATGGCTGGGTCTGTTACCGAAGGAGGAATTACCGCTTCACAAGTCAGGCAGAAAGTGGACCTTATTGTTAAGGAAAATATGGAACGTCTGCATATCCCAGGTTCTGTGGTAGTGGTGACTTCCGGAGAACAGATTCTGTTCAGCAAAGGGTATGGGCTGGCGGATATTCAGCGGAACACGGCCATGGACCCAGCTAAGACGATCGTCCGAATCGGGTCCATTACCAAGTCGGTTACCGCTGCCGCAGCAATGCAAATGGTGGAGCGGGGGAAGCTTGAACTGAAGAAGGATGTAAATGAATATTTAACCGATTTTCAAATTCCGGAATTTCGGCAACAGGCAATTACGGTCCATCATTTGTTGACCCATACAGCCGGACTGGATGAAGCGGTTTACGGGGTGAACAGCCGATCTCCGGAAGGAGCGAACTCTACAGGAAAATATTTGAAAAATTATTTTCGAACTCAACCGCCCGTGAGGCCGCCGGGAACGCAATACGACTATAGCAATGCCGGTGTGGGACTGGTTGGTTACCTAGTTGAGCAGCTTAGCGGGATGACGTTAGACGATTATATGCGCCAAGAAGTGTTCAGTCCGCTGGAGATGCCAAGCGCTCAATTGCACGTACAGGAGCAACATGCGGAAATGTCCAAATCCTATCGTTATTCGAGTGGAAAGTTCGAGCAACTGCCTTATACCTATTTAAAGCTTCCCGGAGCTGGAGATTTAAGTGTTGTGCCCAATGAGTTTGCCCATTTTATGATGATGCTTCTTAATGAGGGACAGTATCAGGGTCGCTCCATTCTAAATCCGGAAACCGTTCAGGAAATGGAGCAGAAGCAATTTGCAGAGCATCCTCTTGTAGACGGTTTGGGGTATGGTTTGTACAGAGGCAAGCTGGATAATGGAATTTTCAATTTGTCTCATACGGGAGTGGTTGAAGGTTTTTCAGCCGAGATGACGCTCATTCCGTCCCATAAAATCGGAGTTTTTGTAGTGAGCAACGCAGCCGAGGGCGATTTCCAGCTCCATGATGAGGTTGTCAAGGCGATTGGAAATATGCTTCCGGGCAAAGCTATTAAACAAGAGAGAGGGGAAGCGAGTTCCATAGATTTGCGGCAGTATGCAGGGGAATACCTGTTTGCCAAAGCTCCACAGCACGGTTGGGGAAAATGGCTCTGGATGCTGGGAAGAACCTTTACCGTTCAAGCAGCCGGAGAGAATCTGGTTATCACAGGTGTATTCCCGGACGGCAACGGCATAACAAAGAGCAAAACCTATATTCCCATCGCCGAAAATTTATTTCAGCAAAAGGACGGCAAGGAAAGGATATGGCTCCATACTTCGGAGGAAGGCGAGAAATTGACTGTGGTCGGCGAAATTACGATGAATAAAGTGACTTCGTTTTGGGTTAAACCTGCTATAGGGTTCAGTATGTATTTAGGGACAGCAATTTTTTGGCTTTTGATTTTGTTCATAGAGATTGTACGATATGGTATTTCATTATTCAAAATGAAGTGGAGACCAAAATCCGGGTCTATTCTCCTTATGTCAGCTTTGTTTGTGGTGTTTGTGGCCATCCATCTGCTCTACAGCACTTCGGCCATCACTTATGGCTATCCTGCGTGGTATGCTTGGGGAATTTGCTCGTTGCCGATTGCGGCGGCAGCAGTCAGTATTTATGTTCTCATTAAAAATGCGTTTTCCGCCGTTCAAGCCAATCTCGGTTCCATCAGCAGATGCTGCGTTGCATTAATCGGTCTGGGCTTTACGTTGTTCTTGTTCCACTGGGATCTGCTGTCCATCCATTGA
- a CDS encoding response regulator transcription factor — protein sequence MNRTVLLVDDEPEIVDLLRLFLEKEGLEILEAHDGHEAWRMIRQHNIDLAVLDIMMPKLDGVELLKRLRAEYKLPIILLSAKNQDSDKILGLGLGADDFISKPFNPLEVVARIQAVLRRTYEFNELPSAPDEVLEQTRIGNLTLDHRNYAIYKNGNEIQLTAIEYKLLQTFMESPGRIFTKKQLFEHVWSDFYHEDANTVMVHISRLREKLEDEPRNPVYIRTIRGIGYKFAKEDDFL from the coding sequence GTGAACAGAACGGTACTGCTTGTAGATGATGAACCTGAGATTGTCGATCTGCTGAGATTATTTTTAGAGAAGGAAGGTTTAGAAATTCTTGAAGCTCATGATGGGCATGAGGCATGGAGAATGATCCGTCAGCACAATATAGATCTCGCGGTCCTGGATATTATGATGCCTAAGCTTGACGGAGTGGAACTGCTGAAACGGCTTCGGGCCGAATATAAGCTGCCCATTATACTGTTATCGGCCAAAAACCAGGACAGCGATAAAATTTTGGGGCTTGGGCTTGGCGCGGATGATTTTATTTCCAAACCATTCAATCCTCTGGAGGTCGTCGCCCGGATTCAGGCGGTACTACGCAGAACCTATGAGTTTAACGAACTTCCTAGCGCGCCGGATGAAGTTTTGGAGCAGACCCGGATTGGCAACCTGACGCTAGATCATCGTAATTATGCCATTTATAAAAATGGGAACGAAATCCAACTGACTGCGATTGAGTACAAGCTGCTTCAAACCTTCATGGAATCGCCCGGGCGGATCTTCACCAAGAAGCAATTATTCGAGCATGTGTGGAGCGATTTCTACCATGAAGATGCCAACACGGTTATGGTGCACATTTCCCGTCTGCGCGAGAAATTGGAGGATGAGCCCCGTAATCCCGTTTATATTCGCACAATCCGGGGCATCGGATATAAATTTGCTAAAGAGGATGATTTTTTGTGA
- a CDS encoding sensor histidine kinase, which translates to MKKTRLFYTLLKSYIIFALTMGIVNGFFLFIFIEPTNIEITLDWLLLFILLFGLNVWAYSLWTANRITKPLEKIAQAIQHMKEGRYQQRLEFEAGYEFSLIQQHLNDMAANLAQAQENNRRLETGRQRMLVDISHDLKTPITTIQGYAKALELGYAENDTQRDKYLHLIYNKATFVTELIEDIFSLSKLDSPDYPLSLTPADLAELIREISAEYYDQFEDKKIKLEVDVPSAEVIIPFDSKIMRRAISNLVANAMLHNPPQTKVKLSLKETRDTAALYISDNGNDIPNELKDVIFDPFVRGDAARRSDGGTGLGLAIAKKAAELHGGKLELNNTPGQKTFILTLCKNR; encoded by the coding sequence GTGAAAAAAACCCGGCTTTTCTACACGTTGCTCAAGTCTTATATTATTTTCGCTTTAACGATGGGCATTGTGAATGGGTTTTTCCTGTTCATTTTTATAGAGCCGACCAATATTGAGATTACTCTTGACTGGCTTCTCTTGTTTATATTGTTGTTCGGACTTAATGTGTGGGCATACAGCCTGTGGACAGCGAATCGGATTACGAAACCGCTTGAGAAAATTGCTCAAGCCATTCAGCATATGAAGGAAGGCAGATACCAGCAGCGGCTGGAATTTGAAGCTGGGTATGAATTTTCACTGATCCAGCAACATCTCAACGACATGGCTGCAAATTTGGCTCAAGCCCAAGAGAATAACCGGCGACTGGAAACCGGCAGACAGCGGATGCTTGTCGATATCTCCCACGATTTGAAAACGCCCATTACGACGATACAGGGTTATGCCAAGGCTCTAGAGCTCGGTTATGCCGAAAATGATACTCAGCGGGATAAATATTTGCACCTCATCTATAATAAGGCGACGTTTGTCACGGAGCTGATCGAGGATATTTTCAGTTTGTCGAAGCTGGACAGTCCGGACTACCCCCTCTCCCTCACTCCGGCGGACTTGGCCGAGCTGATCCGGGAGATTTCCGCCGAGTATTATGATCAGTTCGAGGACAAAAAAATAAAGCTGGAGGTTGACGTTCCTTCGGCCGAAGTAATCATACCCTTTGATTCGAAGATCATGCGGCGCGCAATTTCCAATCTCGTAGCTAACGCGATGCTGCACAACCCTCCACAGACCAAAGTGAAGCTCTCCCTCAAGGAGACGAGAGACACGGCAGCGCTCTATATTTCAGACAATGGAAACGACATTCCCAATGAGTTGAAAGACGTCATTTTCGATCCTTTTGTTCGCGGCGATGCTGCCCGGAGGAGCGATGGCGGAACCGGTCTGGGACTTGCGATTGCCAAAAAAGCCGCGGAGCTGCACGGAGGAAAGCTGGAACTTAACAACACTCCCGGACAAAAGACTTTTATTTTAACCTTGTGCAAAAACCGCTAA
- a CDS encoding AraC family transcriptional regulator: MTREVRTVSFDADLKVEAYRFEGIMQKFPNHFHDYYVIGFIEQGKRHLLCKNEEYMIGGGDVLIFNPHDPHACEPIDGNTLDYRCINIQPDVMRQYVLEITGTEYLPCFTPTVLFRSELAIVLHDLHLMILEGQPDFQKEELFLLLLEQLLREYSDVSAPAPSQEPAFEIKRICEYIESHFAQSITLNDLSALTGLSKYHLLRSFTRQKGISPYSYLATIRINHAKRLLEQGIPPIDVAFQTGFSDQSHFTNFFKKLIGLTPKQYARIFLHETGSKRSADITA; encoded by the coding sequence ATGACTCGTGAAGTTCGAACGGTAAGCTTCGATGCGGACTTAAAGGTTGAAGCGTATCGTTTTGAAGGAATTATGCAGAAGTTTCCCAACCATTTTCATGACTATTATGTCATTGGTTTCATTGAACAAGGAAAGCGGCATCTGCTGTGTAAAAATGAGGAGTACATGATTGGCGGCGGCGACGTGCTCATCTTCAACCCGCATGATCCCCACGCCTGTGAACCGATCGATGGAAATACGCTTGACTATCGCTGCATTAACATTCAGCCGGATGTCATGCGCCAATATGTGCTGGAGATTACAGGAACGGAGTATTTGCCTTGTTTCACACCAACTGTTCTCTTCCGCAGTGAACTGGCAATAGTCCTGCATGATCTGCATCTGATGATTTTAGAGGGCCAGCCCGATTTTCAAAAAGAAGAATTGTTTCTGCTGCTCCTGGAGCAGCTGCTGAGGGAATATTCAGACGTAAGTGCTCCCGCTCCCTCTCAGGAACCCGCCTTTGAAATCAAAAGGATATGCGAATACATAGAATCACATTTTGCGCAAAGCATTACGCTGAATGATTTAAGTGCATTGACAGGATTAAGCAAATATCACTTGCTGCGTTCATTTACGAGACAAAAAGGAATCTCACCGTACAGCTATCTGGCAACCATTCGGATTAACCATGCGAAAAGGCTGTTGGAACAAGGAATACCGCCGATCGATGTGGCCTTTCAGACCGGGTTTAGCGATCAGAGCCATTTTACAAATTTCTTTAAAAAACTGATTGGCTTAACCCCCAAGCAATATGCGCGTATATTTCTTCATGAAACGGGATCGAAACGATCTGCGGATATCACGGCATGA
- a CDS encoding DMT family transporter: MDQHKNTTGHLLALVTILIWGTTFISTKILLIDFTPVEILFFRFLIGYFVLLLVYSRPIRTKDFKEELLFISAGLCGVTLYFLIENIALIYTLASHVGVIVSIAPFFTAVLAHFFLEGEKLNASFMVGFSLALTGIVLIGLNGNFLLQLNPIGDLLAFLAPAVWAVYSVLMRKISGLNHHNIGSTRKVFFYGLLFMLPVLFFNQINLGPDRFHKIENLTNLLYLGLGASALCFVTWNRAVGILGAVKTSVYIYIVPVISVAASALILHEQITWATLAGTFLTLTGSYISERKPNRIRKGKMSCEQS; this comes from the coding sequence ATGGATCAGCATAAGAACACTACCGGACACCTGTTGGCACTGGTCACGATTTTAATCTGGGGAACCACCTTTATCTCCACAAAAATACTGCTCATTGACTTCACTCCCGTTGAAATCCTATTTTTCCGCTTTCTGATTGGGTACTTTGTTCTGCTTCTTGTCTATTCTCGCCCAATCCGAACTAAGGATTTTAAGGAAGAATTGCTGTTTATCTCGGCAGGCCTTTGCGGGGTCACATTATACTTTTTAATTGAAAATATTGCCCTTATTTATACTCTTGCCTCCCACGTGGGCGTGATTGTGTCGATTGCTCCCTTTTTCACGGCGGTGTTGGCTCACTTCTTCTTGGAGGGCGAAAAATTAAACGCTTCATTTATGGTCGGATTCTCGCTTGCGCTGACAGGCATTGTACTGATCGGGCTTAACGGGAATTTTCTCTTGCAGCTGAACCCGATCGGAGATCTATTGGCATTCTTGGCCCCTGCGGTATGGGCAGTTTATTCTGTCCTAATGCGAAAAATTAGCGGGCTAAACCATCATAACATCGGTTCCACCCGCAAAGTGTTCTTTTATGGACTGCTGTTTATGCTGCCTGTGTTATTTTTTAATCAAATTAATCTTGGCCCGGATCGATTCCATAAAATAGAAAATCTTACAAACCTGCTGTACTTGGGCCTTGGTGCCTCCGCATTATGTTTTGTGACCTGGAACCGGGCGGTGGGAATTCTGGGAGCGGTCAAAACAAGTGTGTACATTTATATCGTGCCTGTAATTTCAGTGGCGGCCTCCGCCCTTATTCTTCATGAACAGATCACCTGGGCAACCCTGGCAGGAACCTTCCTGACCCTAACCGGTTCGTATATTTCAGAGCGGAAACCGAACAGAATTAGAAAAGGAAAAATGAGCTGCGAACAGAGTTAG
- a CDS encoding DUF6977 family protein encodes MANRPIFMASNSDGFVESIDLAFDWYPGFSIKQKQKSVNSLHENFKKKYEKKRILEISSKSPTELGVSLSAFNLMIHTKNNKIFSVETAFQSSKVFENGGPYLDLLAATSREAKKDQRLKTSGRLICFQYFNRKWPLEPKTLFYDWLYINALALNHELSNQLLEYDSFSDIEFNPEKSINCQAKSAALYVSLHNLNLLEKALSSTEDYLDIFSDEDIKQIIVQNNEENPEQLSLFDFDK; translated from the coding sequence ATGGCGAATAGACCTATTTTTATGGCAAGTAATTCAGATGGTTTTGTAGAGAGTATTGACCTAGCTTTTGACTGGTATCCAGGTTTTTCGATTAAACAAAAACAAAAATCAGTTAACTCTCTTCATGAAAATTTTAAGAAAAAATATGAAAAAAAGAGAATACTGGAGATTTCAAGCAAGTCACCAACAGAACTAGGGGTTTCCTTAAGTGCATTCAATCTTATGATCCATACTAAAAACAATAAGATATTTAGTGTTGAGACGGCTTTTCAATCAAGTAAAGTTTTTGAAAATGGGGGCCCTTATTTAGATCTTCTTGCTGCCACATCTAGAGAAGCGAAAAAAGATCAAAGATTAAAAACAAGTGGACGCCTTATTTGTTTTCAATACTTCAATCGGAAATGGCCACTTGAACCTAAAACTTTATTTTATGATTGGCTTTATATTAATGCTCTAGCTCTTAATCATGAACTAAGTAATCAATTATTGGAATATGATTCATTTTCAGATATTGAATTTAATCCTGAAAAGTCAATCAATTGTCAAGCGAAATCTGCAGCTCTATATGTTTCATTACATAATTTAAATCTTCTTGAGAAGGCTCTTTCTTCGACAGAGGATTATCTTGATATATTTTCTGACGAAGATATAAAACAGATAATTGTTCAAAACAATGAAGAAAACCCGGAGCAACTGAGTCTGTTTGATTTCGATAAATAA
- a CDS encoding DarT ssDNA thymidine ADP-ribosyltransferase family protein: MRKIVEERKIDMLIHFTQADNLESILRHGIIPISEHKHKGIKAMKNDSYRLDFCENATSISIDFPNYKLFYKFRMKDTSINWVILALEPSILWEKQCIFCPDNAANSNVSLRTIQERMGREAMLQMFAEHPNKPSRSVLGIPDACPTNPQAEVLVNGTIETKYIGGVAFQNKTTLDRFTEVIPSNIPTAIVEGFFDARKDFNYW, encoded by the coding sequence ATGCGGAAAATTGTTGAAGAAAGAAAAATTGATATGCTTATTCATTTTACACAAGCCGATAATTTGGAAAGCATCTTACGCCATGGTATTATTCCAATATCAGAACATAAGCACAAGGGAATAAAGGCTATGAAAAACGATAGTTATAGACTTGATTTTTGTGAAAATGCTACAAGCATTTCGATTGACTTTCCTAACTATAAACTATTTTACAAGTTTAGAATGAAAGATACTTCTATTAATTGGGTTATTTTAGCCTTAGAACCTAGTATTCTCTGGGAAAAACAATGTATATTTTGTCCTGATAATGCTGCAAACTCCAATGTATCACTTCGGACTATTCAAGAGAGAATGGGAAGAGAGGCAATGCTTCAAATGTTTGCTGAGCATCCAAATAAGCCATCAAGAAGTGTGCTTGGCATTCCAGATGCATGCCCAACTAATCCACAAGCCGAAGTCTTGGTAAATGGGACAATAGAAACAAAATATATCGGAGGAGTAGCTTTTCAAAACAAAACAACTCTTGATAGATTTACTGAAGTTATACCCTCAAATATACCAACTGCTATAGTTGAAGGCTTTTTTGATGCAAGAAAAGATTTTAATTATTGGTAA
- a CDS encoding DEAD/DEAH box helicase: MIFDKLSRDVMIDDYFNQLYERLLKNIASKELVVDSPVTISEKELVHLLRFSDILSNSTLNDCRNMAYRIVAFLSPVYKGNPIFKTYSTAILSRLGNFPAINNLNHNVELPFVREIESVVKKAIQKIPGAENKYFTDSQFDLFEKIKESNFYSFSGPTSMGKSFIIKTFIRDKISKKDAGNFVIIVPTRALINQFSYEIKEDLKELIINNNYKVTTNSIVTIEEENAEKKYIFVLTPERLLSYISSKENPKIHYLFVDEAHKLAAEKDYRSITMYLAIEKSMKKFSDLKIYFASPNVSNPETFLELFQKSATKTFTTIESPVTQNVFFIDLISRIVSYYNEGRKYDFEDVSISKYSSSFELIHNIGQSSSNVIYCNSVENTINKAKEFLKFLPNKLVETPNPSQYELDELILETKKMIHRDYYLADCLAHGVAFHFGSLPQVIRNKVEKLFKEGKIKYLFCTSTLLEGVNLPAKNIFILSNKKHKSNMSKIDFWNLAGRAGRLNYELFGNVFCIREETKDWKNTTVLTGKSTTQLQINATHQIDKNEKNIEQLLQAKQITSSEAEKEVLKYIANIISIDAIDSGNDYKSPIIKKLINDGKLDLLLKAQDNIKDLKIPVDVLNNNQSIMVRQQNNVFEFILENQAFEEIIKLPHEINYNNCVTALELLHEKYNWNVNESKNDIANKNSLRYYGLLVNQWVNGQSLSEMINEALRFYEKNNKKLMFYENNIQVFEVFNKSKRHINKVINNLISDIENVVRYKLEKYFNNYHAILVSILGEKKAGPNWNVFLEYGTRDTVAVYLQNMGFSRHVSALLTKEHRDLLNIKDGKLISINKKKLVNRLVQGTPEYDEISMLI; encoded by the coding sequence ATGATTTTTGACAAACTGTCTAGAGATGTCATGATAGATGATTATTTTAATCAACTATACGAACGATTGTTAAAAAATATCGCTTCTAAAGAACTAGTGGTCGATAGTCCCGTGACTATTAGCGAAAAGGAACTGGTTCACTTATTGAGATTTAGTGATATTCTATCTAATTCAACATTAAATGACTGTAGAAATATGGCGTATAGAATTGTTGCTTTTCTAAGCCCCGTATACAAAGGTAATCCTATTTTTAAAACATATTCTACGGCAATATTAAGTAGACTAGGGAATTTCCCTGCTATAAACAATCTAAATCATAATGTGGAACTTCCGTTCGTAAGAGAGATTGAGTCTGTTGTGAAGAAAGCGATTCAGAAAATACCAGGAGCTGAGAACAAATATTTTACAGATTCACAGTTTGATTTATTTGAAAAAATAAAAGAATCAAATTTCTATAGTTTTTCTGGACCCACTTCAATGGGAAAGTCATTTATCATAAAAACATTCATACGTGATAAAATCTCCAAAAAAGATGCAGGGAACTTTGTGATAATTGTTCCAACGAGAGCATTAATAAATCAATTTTCTTATGAAATTAAAGAGGATCTAAAAGAACTAATTATCAATAATAATTATAAAGTAACAACAAACTCCATAGTCACAATTGAAGAAGAAAACGCAGAGAAGAAATATATTTTTGTTCTAACTCCAGAACGACTTTTGAGCTACATCTCAAGTAAAGAAAATCCGAAAATACATTATTTATTTGTAGATGAGGCACATAAATTAGCTGCTGAAAAAGACTATAGAAGCATTACAATGTACTTAGCCATTGAGAAGAGCATGAAGAAATTCTCTGACTTAAAAATATATTTTGCTTCTCCTAATGTATCAAATCCAGAAACATTTTTAGAATTATTTCAAAAATCTGCAACAAAGACATTTACTACTATTGAGTCCCCTGTTACACAAAATGTCTTTTTTATAGATTTAATAAGTAGGATAGTTAGTTACTATAATGAAGGGCGTAAATATGACTTTGAGGATGTTTCTATTAGTAAGTATTCATCATCGTTTGAGCTAATACATAATATTGGGCAATCTTCTTCTAACGTTATATATTGCAATTCAGTTGAAAATACAATAAATAAAGCAAAAGAATTTTTAAAATTTTTACCCAATAAATTAGTGGAAACACCTAATCCAAGTCAATATGAACTAGATGAATTAATATTGGAAACTAAAAAAATGATACATAGAGATTACTATTTAGCTGATTGTTTAGCTCACGGAGTAGCTTTTCATTTTGGGAGTTTACCTCAAGTGATAAGAAATAAAGTTGAGAAACTTTTCAAAGAAGGGAAAATTAAATATTTGTTTTGTACATCAACCTTATTGGAAGGTGTGAATTTACCAGCGAAAAATATATTTATTTTAAGTAACAAAAAACATAAATCAAATATGTCAAAGATCGACTTTTGGAATTTAGCAGGTCGTGCAGGTAGATTGAATTATGAGTTGTTTGGAAATGTATTTTGTATCCGTGAAGAAACTAAGGATTGGAAAAATACAACTGTACTAACTGGTAAGTCAACCACACAACTACAAATTAATGCTACACATCAAATAGATAAAAACGAAAAAAATATTGAACAGTTACTACAAGCAAAACAAATTACATCTTCAGAAGCAGAAAAAGAAGTCCTAAAATATATAGCGAATATTATTAGTATTGATGCTATAGACAGTGGAAATGATTACAAGAGCCCTATTATCAAGAAATTAATTAATGATGGAAAACTAGATTTACTATTAAAGGCTCAAGACAACATAAAAGATTTAAAGATTCCAGTAGATGTTCTTAATAATAATCAATCTATTATGGTTAGACAACAAAATAATGTTTTTGAATTTATTCTTGAAAATCAAGCATTTGAAGAGATAATTAAACTTCCACATGAAATTAATTACAACAACTGTGTTACTGCGTTGGAACTTTTGCATGAGAAGTACAACTGGAACGTGAACGAAAGTAAAAACGATATTGCCAATAAGAATTCTTTAAGATATTACGGGCTTTTAGTAAATCAGTGGGTAAATGGACAAAGCCTGAGTGAAATGATCAATGAAGCACTCCGTTTCTACGAGAAAAATAATAAAAAATTAATGTTTTATGAGAACAATATTCAAGTTTTTGAAGTTTTCAATAAAAGCAAACGTCACATTAATAAAGTAATAAATAATCTGATTTCAGATATTGAAAATGTAGTCAGATATAAATTAGAGAAATATTTTAATAACTACCATGCTATATTAGTTTCTATTTTAGGTGAGAAAAAAGCTGGACCTAACTGGAATGTTTTTTTAGAGTACGGTACAAGGGATACTGTTGCAGTATATTTGCAAAACATGGGCTTTTCTAGGCATGTTTCTGCTTTATTAACGAAAGAACATAGAGACTTATTGAATATCAAGGACGGAAAGTTAATATCAATTAATAAAAAGAAACTTGTTAATCGATTAGTTCAGGGAACACCTGAGTATGATGAAATTAGCATGTTAATCTAG